The Dunckerocampus dactyliophorus isolate RoL2022-P2 chromosome 13, RoL_Ddac_1.1, whole genome shotgun sequence genome window below encodes:
- the kiaa0586 gene encoding protein TALPID3 isoform X2, translating into MSMVSHPVRLKSSRDDVDRNQSSLNSDTGNLLMRSPRALISARSLATGPACGPVRLTIQKLPISREGKPRRKPRHKPDSRAPHRTPMDSQPGHNLLTSHFQTGARGVVLAALKQHSHAHQRREVKVQLLDPAQSSSSSFHHDAQGGAECLSGSLGDAINKHLTAAAPLVKAQSNMEAGGSRQGDDVDRQGGASRRSQVTQQPIEALHSRQLELQNRLLESALSIVTRYTPVTSTTSDPACQRFTNMDSAVNINSSTRTIVETDPVTMATHTDQTREAHHHRDPLTVSVATQANDSHAAMEAGPAQTEAVLVRSGPEVTSMFDEASQVLRQVQQQKKVLEENLETVERVRTAEILHSQLEALIANRDESEQVRIKRTVDAWIHLISRDIQAKMEREASHRRRADASSFRLSQQRVVGSRGSAHTGRTVSLPRGTTNKKVAGSKAVAGGGCRGQTDGKRVVSTLFADWTDVATPMVTHHCPLLQAEPDPGFERLDHELYLTRLYGRAPQDNMRPSLRKSPYPPLSSLNSLTTRKPRPHLMEPVRGRGRMKQEVEQISSVSGVQVKAWNTETSLALPLNLSPGQHLPSHLTSCGPSVTPADTAIAVPLGHPRIGPSPRCRPKVTSPPVIFSSVDKAAPEPPRYQQKVTSPPVIFSVDHTVPEPPRRQQTVTSPPVIFSSVDHTAPEPPRYQQTVTSPPVIFSSVDHTAPEPPRCQQTVASPPIIFSVDHTAPESPMCQQKVTSPPVIVSSMDHTAPEPPRCQQKVTTPPVIVSSMDHTAPEPPRCSQTVTSPPIIFSVDHTAPESPRSQQKVTSPPVIVSSMDHTAPEPPSPQAKPVAADEAPSPPSAIVNVTERKNEEDAAEEDGFPGSDFLFAADVVQGEESVPTEDGGPSPTLVLHQGPVFPHQNHGVLPVHHQDSVARVDDDLVKRLVLRVEQQLMSRMISDLYRPPPPYPPHPPDPEHNDIMDQSEVEGSLTSDIVEAAGGGGLQLFVDANVPVDSGLIRQLVHEVLAEIVAQVLGQREAPDPGPRAGAEPPQPEPHTADEEKVLSLVPTPVPTPVLSPVPSIRDPLLLDTPTSSEPASLLIEDFSHPITAPEPIATPTPSPEPISSAETPPAVRQATPCLSLVDTELPLEEERPDEHPNAHTKPLVASTEEEQQPLPLAPPPPQADPQSPSSVSDDGSSSTTTGSDIALKLVSEGELLISFNQPDAMTEECSLSSSLQDMDLDPPSEGQVKGCMSQMQACRHAGTHTLQEERPQGVWRREDELSVGEVPHAHRECVKSTTPEQVAQITPCADATNDSLNMTSDLHSQPSPSRVSPLEDTHTAGQVIQFRGLSTTQTGQQEVSSSTCVPPEKISSDDSSDLF; encoded by the exons GTCACAACCTCCTGACATCACACTTCCAGACAGGGGCTCGTGGCGTGGTGCTGGCAGCTCTCAAGCAGCA CTCTCACGCCCACCAGAGGCGAGAGGTCAAAGTTCAACTTTTAGACCCTGcccagagcagcagcagcagcttccACCATGACGCACAGGGTGGGGCAGAATGCTTGTCTGGTAGCCTAGGAGATGCCATCAATAAACACTTGACTGCTGCAGCTCCACTGGTAAAG GCTCAGTCAAACATGGAGGCTGGAGGGTCTCGGCAGGGTGACGACGTGGACAG GCAGGGCGGGGCCAGTAGGCGAAGCCAGGTGACACAGCAGCCCATTGAGGCACTGCATAGCCGCCAGCTGGAGCTTCAG AACCGACTTCTGGAGTCAGCTCTCAGCATTGTCACACGCTACACCCCTGTGACTTCTACCACTTCTGACCCAGCATGTCAACGATTCACTAATATGGACTCTGCAg taaacatCAACTCATCGACCAGAACCATTGTGGAGACTGACccagttaccatggcaacacacacaGACCAAACCAG gGAGGCCCACCATCACAGAGACCCCCTCACTGTTTCTGTGGCAACCCAAGCTAATGACAGCCATGCAGcgatggaggcggggccggcGCAGACTGAG GCCGTGCTTGTTCGAAGTGGGCCCGAGGTTACTTCTATGTTTGACGAGGCCAGTCAGGTTCTTCGCCAGGTtcaacaacagaagaaagttcttGAGGAGAATCTAGAGACTGTGGAAAGAGTCCGGACTGCAGAGATCCTGCACTCCCAGCTGGAGGCTCTGATTGCTAACAG AGACGAAAGCGAGCAGGTTCGCATCAAGAGGACAGTAGATGCATGGATTCATCTTATCAGCCGAGACATCCAG GCTAAGATGGAAAGGGAAGCCTCCCATCGCAGACGGGCAGACGCTTCATCCTTTCGACTTTCACAGCAGCGGGTGGTGGGGAGCAGAGGCTCCGCCCACACAGGAAGGACAGTGAGCTTGCCACGGGGAACAACAAATAAGAAGGTGGCAGGAAGTAAGGCAGTGGCAGGAGGAGGATGCAGAGGCCAGACTGATGGAAAGAGAGTGGTATCTACTCTATTTGCTGATTGGACTGACGTGGCCACACCCATGGTGACTCATCATTGTCCTTTGTTGCAGGCGGAGCCTGATCCTGGTTTTGAGCGGCTGGACCACGAATTGTATCTTACTCGTCTGTATGGTAGAGCACCACAAGACAACATGAGACCAAGCCTCAGGAAGAGCCCGTACCCTCCGTTAAGCTCCCTGAACTCTCTAACCACCAGGAAACCCCGCCCCCATTTGATGGAGCCCGTCAGAG GACGTGGTCGtatgaaacaggaagtggagcaGATATCCTCAGTCTCAGGTGTACAGGTGAAGGCCTGGAATACTGAGACCAGTCTGGCTTTGCCCCTCAACTTATCACCTGGACAACATCTCCCCTCTCACCTGACCTCATGTGGCCCTTCTGTGACCCCTGCTGATACAGCCATAGCTGTTCCACTGG GTCATCCAAGGATAGGCCCCTCCCCCAGGTGTCGACCGAAAGTGACCTCACCACCCGTCATATTTTCCTCCGTGGACAAGGCTGCACCTGAGCCCCCCAGGTATCAACAGAAAGTGACCTCACCACCTGTCATATTCTCTGTGGACCACACTGTACCTGAGCCCCCCAGACGTCAACAGACAGTGACCTCACCACCGGTCATATTCTCCTCCGTGGACCACACTGCACCTGAGCCCCCCAGGTATCAACAGACAGTGACCTCACCACCGGTCATATTCTCCTCCGTGGACCACACTGCACCTGAGCCACCCAGGTGTCAACAGACAGTGGCCTCACCACCTATCATATTCTCTGTGGACCATACTGCACCTGAGTCCCCCATGTGTCAACAGAAAGTGACCTCACCACCTGTCATAGTCTCCTCCATGGATCACACTGCACCTGAGCCCCCCAGGTGTCAACAGAAAGTGACCACACCACCTGTCATAGTCTCCTCCATGGACCATACTGCACCTGAGCCCCCCAGGTGTTCACAGACAGTGACCTCACCACCTATTATATTCTCTGTGGACCACACTGCACCTGAGTCCCCCAGGAGTCAACAGAAAGTGACCTCACCACCTGTCATTGTTTCCTCCATGGACCACACTGCACCTGAGCCCCCCAGCCCG CAGGCGAAGCCAGTGGCTGCAGATGAAGCTCCGTCCCCTCCATCTGCCATTGTCAACGTCACAGAGAGGAAGAATGAAGAAGATGCAGCCGAAGAGGATGGATTCCCTGgaagtgacttcctgtttgccgCTGATGTGGTGCAG GGGGAGGAGTCTGTCCCCACCGAGGACGGAGGTCCGTCTCCTACTCTAGTCCTGCATCAGGGTCCAGTCTTCCCCCACCAGAACCATGGCGTGCTTCCTGTCCACCATCAGGACTCGGTGGCAAGGGTTGATGATGACCTAGTGAAGCGTCTGGTGTTGCG GGTGGAGCAGCAGCTCATGTCAAGGATGATCTCTGACCTCTACCGGCCCCCTCCACCATACCCACCACATCCCCCTGATCCTGAGCACAATGACATCATGGACCAATCAGAGGTCGAGGGGAGTCTCACCTCAGACATTG TCGAGGCAGCCGGCGGTGGGGGTCTGCAGCTCTTTGTAGACGCCAACGTGCCCGTGGACTCGGGTTTAATCAGGCAACTGGTTCATGAGGTTCTGGCCGAGATAGTGGCTCAGGTGCTTGGACAGAGGGAGGCTCCAGATCCTGGACCAAGAGCAGGGGCAGAACCACCTCAACCAGAACCACACACAGCTGATGAA GAGAAAGTGCTTTCTCTGGTTCCCACGCCGGTACCAACCCCTGTGCTGAGTCCTGTTCCATCCATCAGAGACCCCCTCCTTCTGGACACACCCACTTCATCAGAACCAGCAAGCCTGCTGATTGAGGATTTCTCACATCCAATCACAGCACCAG AGCCTATAGCCACGCCCACCCCCAGCCCTGAGCCCATCTCTTCTGCAGAAACTCCTCCTGCTGTCCGTCAAGCCACACCCTGCCTATCCTTGGTGGACACTGAGCTGCCATTGGAAGAGGAGAGGCCAGACGAGCACCCGAATGCACACACAAAGCCACT GGTGGCGTcaacagaagaagaacaacaaccCCTCCCTTTGGCTCCACCCCCTCCCCAGGCCGACCCACAGTCCCCCTCCAGTGTTTCTGATGATGGAAGCAGCAGTACAACGACAGGAAGTGATATAGCACTCAAACTGGTCTCAGAGGGAGAGCTGCTGATCAGTTTCAACCAGCCGGACGCCATGACGG AGGAGTGCAGTTTGTCTAGCTCTCTTCAGGACATG GACCTTGATCCGCCCAGTGAGGGGCAGGTCAAAGGTTGTATGTCCCAGATGCAGGCATGCAGGCATGCAGGCACACATACGCTACAAGAAGAAAGACCACAG GGTGTGTGGAGGAGGGAGGATGAGCTAAGTGTGGGGGAGGTGCCTCATGCTCATAGGGAGTGCGTCAAATCAACAACACCTGAACAAGTGGCACAGATCACTCCATGTGCAG ACGCCACAAATGACAGCCTCAacatgacctctgacctccacAGTCAGCCGTCTCCATCTCGGGTGTCACCACTGGAAGACACACATACAGCAGGACAG GTGATCCAGTTCAGAGGGTTGAGCACCACACAAACAG GCCAACAGGAAGTCAGCAGCAGTACATGTGTCCCACCAGAGAAGATATCTTCAGATGACTCCAGTGATTTGTTTTAG
- the kiaa0586 gene encoding protein TALPID3 isoform X1, producing the protein MSMVSHPVRLKSSRDDVDRNQSSLNSDTGNLLMRSPRALISARSLATGPACGPVRLTIQKLPISREGKPRRKPRHKPDSRAPHRTPMDSQPGHNLLTSHFQTGARGVVLAALKQHSHAHQRREVKVQLLDPAQSSSSSFHHDAQGGAECLSGSLGDAINKHLTAAAPLVKAQSNMEAGGSRQGDDVDRQGGASRRSQVTQQPIEALHSRQLELQNRLLESALSIVTRYTPVTSTTSDPACQRFTNMDSAVNINSSTRTIVETDPVTMATHTDQTREAHHHRDPLTVSVATQANDSHAAMEAGPAQTEAVLVRSGPEVTSMFDEASQVLRQVQQQKKVLEENLETVERVRTAEILHSQLEALIANRDESEQVRIKRTVDAWIHLISRDIQAKMEREASHRRRADASSFRLSQQRVVGSRGSAHTGRTVSLPRGTTNKKVAGSKAVAGGGCRGQTDGKRVVSTLFADWTDVATPMVTHHCPLLQAEPDPGFERLDHELYLTRLYGRAPQDNMRPSLRKSPYPPLSSLNSLTTRKPRPHLMEPVRGRGRMKQEVEQISSVSGVQVKAWNTETSLALPLNLSPGQHLPSHLTSCGPSVTPADTAIAVPLGHPRIGPSPRCRPKVTSPPVIFSSVDKAAPEPPRYQQKVTSPPVIFSVDHTVPEPPRRQQTVTSPPVIFSSVDHTAPEPPRYQQTVTSPPVIFSSVDHTAPEPPRCQQTVASPPIIFSVDHTAPESPMCQQKVTSPPVIVSSMDHTAPEPPRCQQKVTTPPVIVSSMDHTAPEPPRCSQTVTSPPIIFSVDHTAPESPRSQQKVTSPPVIVSSMDHTAPEPPSPQAKPVAADEAPSPPSAIVNVTERKNEEDAAEEDGFPGSDFLFAADVVQGEESVPTEDGGPSPTLVLHQGPVFPHQNHGVLPVHHQDSVARVDDDLVKRLVLRVEQQLMSRMISDLYRPPPPYPPHPPDPEHNDIMDQSEVEGSLTSDIVEAAGGGGLQLFVDANVPVDSGLIRQLVHEVLAEIVAQVLGQREAPDPGPRAGAEPPQPEPHTADEEKVLSLVPTPVPTPVLSPVPSIRDPLLLDTPTSSEPASLLIEDFSHPITAPEPIATPTPSPEPISSAETPPAVRQATPCLSLVDTELPLEEERPDEHPNAHTKPLVASTEEEQQPLPLAPPPPQADPQSPSSVSDDGSSSTTTGSDIALKLVSEGELLISFNQPDAMTEECSLSSSLQDMDLDPPSEGQVKGCMSQMQACRHAGTHTLQEERPQGVWRREDELSVGEVPHAHRECVKSTTPEQVAQITPCAADATNDSLNMTSDLHSQPSPSRVSPLEDTHTAGQVIQFRGLSTTQTGQQEVSSSTCVPPEKISSDDSSDLF; encoded by the exons GTCACAACCTCCTGACATCACACTTCCAGACAGGGGCTCGTGGCGTGGTGCTGGCAGCTCTCAAGCAGCA CTCTCACGCCCACCAGAGGCGAGAGGTCAAAGTTCAACTTTTAGACCCTGcccagagcagcagcagcagcttccACCATGACGCACAGGGTGGGGCAGAATGCTTGTCTGGTAGCCTAGGAGATGCCATCAATAAACACTTGACTGCTGCAGCTCCACTGGTAAAG GCTCAGTCAAACATGGAGGCTGGAGGGTCTCGGCAGGGTGACGACGTGGACAG GCAGGGCGGGGCCAGTAGGCGAAGCCAGGTGACACAGCAGCCCATTGAGGCACTGCATAGCCGCCAGCTGGAGCTTCAG AACCGACTTCTGGAGTCAGCTCTCAGCATTGTCACACGCTACACCCCTGTGACTTCTACCACTTCTGACCCAGCATGTCAACGATTCACTAATATGGACTCTGCAg taaacatCAACTCATCGACCAGAACCATTGTGGAGACTGACccagttaccatggcaacacacacaGACCAAACCAG gGAGGCCCACCATCACAGAGACCCCCTCACTGTTTCTGTGGCAACCCAAGCTAATGACAGCCATGCAGcgatggaggcggggccggcGCAGACTGAG GCCGTGCTTGTTCGAAGTGGGCCCGAGGTTACTTCTATGTTTGACGAGGCCAGTCAGGTTCTTCGCCAGGTtcaacaacagaagaaagttcttGAGGAGAATCTAGAGACTGTGGAAAGAGTCCGGACTGCAGAGATCCTGCACTCCCAGCTGGAGGCTCTGATTGCTAACAG AGACGAAAGCGAGCAGGTTCGCATCAAGAGGACAGTAGATGCATGGATTCATCTTATCAGCCGAGACATCCAG GCTAAGATGGAAAGGGAAGCCTCCCATCGCAGACGGGCAGACGCTTCATCCTTTCGACTTTCACAGCAGCGGGTGGTGGGGAGCAGAGGCTCCGCCCACACAGGAAGGACAGTGAGCTTGCCACGGGGAACAACAAATAAGAAGGTGGCAGGAAGTAAGGCAGTGGCAGGAGGAGGATGCAGAGGCCAGACTGATGGAAAGAGAGTGGTATCTACTCTATTTGCTGATTGGACTGACGTGGCCACACCCATGGTGACTCATCATTGTCCTTTGTTGCAGGCGGAGCCTGATCCTGGTTTTGAGCGGCTGGACCACGAATTGTATCTTACTCGTCTGTATGGTAGAGCACCACAAGACAACATGAGACCAAGCCTCAGGAAGAGCCCGTACCCTCCGTTAAGCTCCCTGAACTCTCTAACCACCAGGAAACCCCGCCCCCATTTGATGGAGCCCGTCAGAG GACGTGGTCGtatgaaacaggaagtggagcaGATATCCTCAGTCTCAGGTGTACAGGTGAAGGCCTGGAATACTGAGACCAGTCTGGCTTTGCCCCTCAACTTATCACCTGGACAACATCTCCCCTCTCACCTGACCTCATGTGGCCCTTCTGTGACCCCTGCTGATACAGCCATAGCTGTTCCACTGG GTCATCCAAGGATAGGCCCCTCCCCCAGGTGTCGACCGAAAGTGACCTCACCACCCGTCATATTTTCCTCCGTGGACAAGGCTGCACCTGAGCCCCCCAGGTATCAACAGAAAGTGACCTCACCACCTGTCATATTCTCTGTGGACCACACTGTACCTGAGCCCCCCAGACGTCAACAGACAGTGACCTCACCACCGGTCATATTCTCCTCCGTGGACCACACTGCACCTGAGCCCCCCAGGTATCAACAGACAGTGACCTCACCACCGGTCATATTCTCCTCCGTGGACCACACTGCACCTGAGCCACCCAGGTGTCAACAGACAGTGGCCTCACCACCTATCATATTCTCTGTGGACCATACTGCACCTGAGTCCCCCATGTGTCAACAGAAAGTGACCTCACCACCTGTCATAGTCTCCTCCATGGATCACACTGCACCTGAGCCCCCCAGGTGTCAACAGAAAGTGACCACACCACCTGTCATAGTCTCCTCCATGGACCATACTGCACCTGAGCCCCCCAGGTGTTCACAGACAGTGACCTCACCACCTATTATATTCTCTGTGGACCACACTGCACCTGAGTCCCCCAGGAGTCAACAGAAAGTGACCTCACCACCTGTCATTGTTTCCTCCATGGACCACACTGCACCTGAGCCCCCCAGCCCG CAGGCGAAGCCAGTGGCTGCAGATGAAGCTCCGTCCCCTCCATCTGCCATTGTCAACGTCACAGAGAGGAAGAATGAAGAAGATGCAGCCGAAGAGGATGGATTCCCTGgaagtgacttcctgtttgccgCTGATGTGGTGCAG GGGGAGGAGTCTGTCCCCACCGAGGACGGAGGTCCGTCTCCTACTCTAGTCCTGCATCAGGGTCCAGTCTTCCCCCACCAGAACCATGGCGTGCTTCCTGTCCACCATCAGGACTCGGTGGCAAGGGTTGATGATGACCTAGTGAAGCGTCTGGTGTTGCG GGTGGAGCAGCAGCTCATGTCAAGGATGATCTCTGACCTCTACCGGCCCCCTCCACCATACCCACCACATCCCCCTGATCCTGAGCACAATGACATCATGGACCAATCAGAGGTCGAGGGGAGTCTCACCTCAGACATTG TCGAGGCAGCCGGCGGTGGGGGTCTGCAGCTCTTTGTAGACGCCAACGTGCCCGTGGACTCGGGTTTAATCAGGCAACTGGTTCATGAGGTTCTGGCCGAGATAGTGGCTCAGGTGCTTGGACAGAGGGAGGCTCCAGATCCTGGACCAAGAGCAGGGGCAGAACCACCTCAACCAGAACCACACACAGCTGATGAA GAGAAAGTGCTTTCTCTGGTTCCCACGCCGGTACCAACCCCTGTGCTGAGTCCTGTTCCATCCATCAGAGACCCCCTCCTTCTGGACACACCCACTTCATCAGAACCAGCAAGCCTGCTGATTGAGGATTTCTCACATCCAATCACAGCACCAG AGCCTATAGCCACGCCCACCCCCAGCCCTGAGCCCATCTCTTCTGCAGAAACTCCTCCTGCTGTCCGTCAAGCCACACCCTGCCTATCCTTGGTGGACACTGAGCTGCCATTGGAAGAGGAGAGGCCAGACGAGCACCCGAATGCACACACAAAGCCACT GGTGGCGTcaacagaagaagaacaacaaccCCTCCCTTTGGCTCCACCCCCTCCCCAGGCCGACCCACAGTCCCCCTCCAGTGTTTCTGATGATGGAAGCAGCAGTACAACGACAGGAAGTGATATAGCACTCAAACTGGTCTCAGAGGGAGAGCTGCTGATCAGTTTCAACCAGCCGGACGCCATGACGG AGGAGTGCAGTTTGTCTAGCTCTCTTCAGGACATG GACCTTGATCCGCCCAGTGAGGGGCAGGTCAAAGGTTGTATGTCCCAGATGCAGGCATGCAGGCATGCAGGCACACATACGCTACAAGAAGAAAGACCACAG GGTGTGTGGAGGAGGGAGGATGAGCTAAGTGTGGGGGAGGTGCCTCATGCTCATAGGGAGTGCGTCAAATCAACAACACCTGAACAAGTGGCACAGATCACTCCATGTGCAG CAGACGCCACAAATGACAGCCTCAacatgacctctgacctccacAGTCAGCCGTCTCCATCTCGGGTGTCACCACTGGAAGACACACATACAGCAGGACAG GTGATCCAGTTCAGAGGGTTGAGCACCACACAAACAG GCCAACAGGAAGTCAGCAGCAGTACATGTGTCCCACCAGAGAAGATATCTTCAGATGACTCCAGTGATTTGTTTTAG